From a region of the Pseudomonadota bacterium genome:
- a CDS encoding Lrp/AsnC family transcriptional regulator produces MLDLDAIDEKLLGLLQTDAGLSSAELADKVGISQSPCWRRIRRMEEAGVIRRRVAIVDREALGFDVEVFVRIKLSEGGLKATDDFEAAIHRLPEVVECHMLLGEIDYRLRVVVRTIADFDRFLRDHLAHLPGVREIESSLVVSEVKNTTALPI; encoded by the coding sequence ATGCTCGATCTGGATGCCATCGACGAAAAGCTCCTGGGCCTTTTGCAGACGGACGCCGGCCTGTCGTCGGCTGAGCTGGCCGACAAGGTCGGCATCTCCCAGTCGCCTTGTTGGCGGCGTATCCGCCGCATGGAGGAGGCTGGCGTCATCCGTCGGCGGGTCGCAATCGTCGATCGCGAGGCGCTGGGGTTCGATGTCGAGGTGTTCGTGCGCATCAAGCTCTCTGAAGGCGGCTTGAAGGCGACGGATGACTTCGAGGCTGCGATCCACCGCCTGCCCGAGGTCGTCGAATGCCATATGCTGCTGGGCGAGATCGACTACCGCTTGCGTGTCGTCGTGCGGACCATCGCCGATTTTGACCGTTTCCTGCGCGACCATCTGGCGCATCTGCCAGGCGTGCGCGAAATCGAATCAAGTCTG